The nucleotide sequence TCCATGCCGGAGCTGGCCAGCAGGGACAGGTCGTTGAAGGTGTCGCTGAAGCCGGTACCGCCGCTGTGGGTGGCGAAGGTGCCGCCGCTGAGGACGAGGCTGGTATCGTTGTCGAAGACGTTGTTGGCGCCGAGGGCGACGGTGCCCTGATTGACCTGGAGGTTGCCGTCAAAGGTGTTGGCGCCGGACATCGTGAGGGTGCCGCTACCGGTCTTGAGGAGGTTGGCGCTGGCACCGCCGGCGACCACGCCGGCGAAGGTGGTGGAGGCGTTGTTACCACCGACCGTAAGGGTGGTGGCGCCGGAGCCGAGGTTGACGGCGCTGCCGGCGACACCGGCGATGGAACCCACGGTCTCGCTGGAGCCGGAGACGTTCAGCGTGGCGCCGTTGGCGATGGTGACGGCGGAGGTGTCGCCGAGGGCGCTGCCCCCGCTGGCAGTGAGGGTGCCCTGGTTGAGGGCGACTGCCCCGGAATGGGTGTTGGTGCCGGAGAGGGTGAGGACGCCGGCCCCGGTCTTGGCGAGGGTGCCGGAACCGTCCACCACGTTGGCGATGGTCAGATCGCTCAGGGTCTCGAAGGTGCCGCCGGCCGCGCCGAGGGTGACGCCGCGATTGGTGTCATTGATCGTCACGGCGGAGGTCTGGGTGCGGAGGGTGCCGCCGTCGAGGTTGAGTTGGGCGGCGTTGAAACTGCCGGGATTCGCCCCGAGATTGTTTTCATTCGAGATGGCGAGGGTGCCGGCGGCGAGGGTAGTGCTGCCCGTGTAGGTGTTGGCGCCGGAGAGGACGAGGGTGCCGGCCCCGGTTTTGGTGAGGTCGTTGCCCGCCGCCCCGGAGACCACGCCGGCGACGGTGAGGGTCGTGGCCGCCGCGGTGCCGATGCTGGCGTCGCCGGCGAGGGCGACGGTGCCGGTCCAGGTGTTGGCGCCCGTGGCGTTGAAGAGGGCGCCCTGGGCGTTCGAACCGGTGCCGGTGAGGGTGAGGCCCTCGGCGACGGTGAGGCCGGTGCCGTTGAGGGCGAGGGTGCCCCCGGCATTCACCGTCGTACCGGCGGCGGTGCTGCCGAGCGCCGTGTTCTTCTCGATCTGCAGAATCCCTTCGTGGACGGTGGTGGCGCCGGTGTAGGTGTTAGCGCCCGCGCCACTGAGGATGGTGGTGCCGGTGCCCCATTTGCCGAGGGTGCCGTTGCCGGAGATCACGCCGGAGAGCACGGACTGGCCGACGCCCTTCATCGCGAGGGCATTGCCGTTGGTGTCGATGTTGCCGCTGATGGTGAAGGGGGTGACGGCGCTTAGGTTGTTGTTAACCTCCAGATTTTTGTTCATCTGGACATCCATCGCGATCTGGTGGCTGGCGTTGCCGTTCACGACATCGTTCGTGAGGTTGATGCTGGTCGGCACGCCGACGCTGTCGGAATCGAAGATGAGGCGACGTTGATCGGAGGTGGAAAGGGTGTACGCGTTGTCACCGCTGAAATACATGTTCTTGATCACCTTGTCGCTGCCGGTGACGTCGATGCTCTGCGCGGTGGTCACGTAGGTGCTGTTGAACAGCACATTCGACTTGAGGGTGGGGTTGGTATTGCCGGCCCAGTTGAGCGGGTCGTTGTCGCCCGTGCCCCAGATCTTGAAGCTGGCGCCCTCGCCGTTGTCCCAGACGAAATTGCCGCTGCCGGCGGTGGCGGTGACGGAGAGCAGGCCGCCGATCTCGTAGACCTGGGTGCCGGCACCGGTGCCGGCGGCGAAGCCCATCTTGAGCTGCTCGGGGCGGACGAACGAGCTGAGGTCGACATCGAGCACGTCGTACCACAGGCCGTCCTCGCCGAATTGCATGCTGACGGTGAGCTGGGAATTTTCGTCGAAGGTGATCGAGACGTTGCGGTATTGGGTGCTTTGGTTGGGCCGGGCGGTGGCGTCGGAGAACGCCATGGTGTACGGCAGATCGGGCACCGTGCCATCGCCGCCCTCGAGTACGGTGGCGCTGCCCGTGTCGGTGTAGTCGCGGTCGCCAGTGCCGGCGAGGTAGTTGTAGCCCGTGACCCCATCGCCGGGTCCGCGGGCCACGACGGTGTTGGGATTGAGCGCGCCGCCGCCGGCGGTGCCGCCCTGGCGACCCTCGGCGGCGCGGGAGTAGTTGCCGTAGGCATCGAGGGCGATGCCGACCCAGCCGCCATTCATGCCGTTCTGGTCGCCGGGGTTGAACGTGCCGATGGTGCCAAAATCCTTTTGCGCATAGCCGATCGAGCCACCATCGGCGCCGACCACGAAGGGTTTGCTCGCGTCGTACAGGAAGAAGGTGATGCCGTCGGCGCCGGTCTGATTGTAGTCATTCCCGCCCCACATGTTCATGCCGAAGGTGATGTTCACGCTGTTTCCGGCGGAGGGAATCGGGGTGTCGAAGTAGACGGCGTTGTGCGTGTTGGTCGTGTCGTTGGTCAGGCGCAGCCAGCCGGCGCCCAGCGGATCGATGGTCGCATCACCAAATTCCGGGTCGCCGGCGCGGGGCGCGGCACCGGAAGTCAAAATCGGGGCCGGCGTGGAGTTGCCCGCGGGGTTCAGCACCCAACCCGCCGCAGTGTCATTTTTGAAGTCTTCCGTGTACGTAAACTGCGCAAAAACATGCGAAGTCATCAGGGCAAACGCCGCGAGAACCGCGAACACTGCGGTGAGTTTTCGGCGTGGTACGGCAGGGATAAATGGATCTAGCCCAAACACCCCGGAACAGAATAGGTTATACACCCCACAGTCAATGACGTTGAAGCGCCGAAAAAAGGCGGGATAATCACTCCCTAATTATATTCGCTAATTGATTATAATCAGCAGGAAACGATGATTATAAAAATTCGTTCCAAGACCACGGCAAACGAGAGGCGGAAGCTTTTGCTCAGGTCTCCAGCGCGGTGCGATAATGACGGGGCACGCGCTTAGTGACGGAGCATAAGGTTTCCCACGCGATCGTGTCCGCCCACGCACTGAATTCGCTGATCGAAATTTCGGCCTGACCCTGGCGACCGACCAGGACGACGGCATCGCCGCAGGCGACCTCGCCGGGCACGTCGGTGACGTCGACCATGGTCTGATCCATGGTGATACGCCCCAGCACGGCACAGCGCCGGCCGCTGATCAAAACAGAGGCTTGGCCGCTGCTGGCGCGAGCGAGGCCGTCGCCGTAGCCGGCGGTGAGCACGGCGATGCGGGAATCGCGCGTCAGGTGTTGGGTGCGACCGTAGCTGATGCTCGTGCCGGAGGGCAGGGTTTTCACCAGGCCGACGCGGGTGTGGAAACTGAACACGGGTTCGGTGCGGGTGCGCGCGAGCAGCGAGTGCGGGTGGGGGAGGATGCCGAACTGGAGCAGGCCGACGCGCACGGCATTGAAGACGCTCTCGCCCGGGGTGGTCTCGAGGCCGGCGCTGTTGTCGGCGTGGATGAGAATGTTTCGGTCCGATAGGCCCGGCAGCGTGGCGAGGGTCGCGAGGAAGATCCGTCGCTGTTCGGCGGTAAAGGCGGGATCCTCGTCGGCGCTGGAGAAGTGGGTGAACACACCGGCCAAGTGCAGGCCGGGGGCGGCGATGATGGCGTCGTAGAGCGCGCGGGCGCCGGGATGCCACACGCCGAGGCGGCCCATGCCGGTGTCGATCTTCAGGTGTACGGCGATGGGTCGGCCGGCGGCGCGGCCGATGGCGTCGAAGCGACGCACCTCGTCCGGCGAGGAGACGGTGGCGGCGAGGTCGAACTCGGCGAGGTATCGGTCCTCGTCCGGCAGCACGGGACTGAGCAGCAGCACCGGCCAGTCGGTGCTGAGTTCGCGGATGGTCATGGCCTCGGCGATGTTGGCGACCCCGAACAGATCGGCGCCGGCATGCATGAGGCGCGCGGCGACCTGGGGCAGGCCGTGGCCGTAGGCGTCGGCCTTGACCACGGCGACGTATTTGATGCGCGGCGGCAGGCTGGCGCGGATGAGCTTGAGGTTGCGCTCCAGGGCCGCGAGGTCGATCTCGACCCAGCAACGGCGGGGCAGTTGGGCGGAAGAGCTCATCGGGTGGGGGCGGTCTCGGAGCTGTGGGGCTGGGCCGACCACTTCTTGTACTCGGGCGCCTCGGTTTGAAAAGCGTCGGGCAGATTCACCGGATCGAAATGCGCGTGATCGCCGCCGTCGCTGAGCAGGTCGGCCAGGGTATAGCGGCAGGTGGTGACCTGCGCCGGCGGTTTGGACCAGACCCGAAAACCGGCGGGGGTCAGTAACTCGCCCCCGGGCAGATCGGCGGTGGCGCGGCGTTCCAGCAGACCGAGGATGCCGTCGATGGAGACCGGTTGGACGTGCCAGGTTTCGC is from Lacunisphaera limnophila and encodes:
- the alr gene encoding alanine racemase; amino-acid sequence: MSSSAQLPRRCWVEIDLAALERNLKLIRASLPPRIKYVAVVKADAYGHGLPQVAARLMHAGADLFGVANIAEAMTIRELSTDWPVLLLSPVLPDEDRYLAEFDLAATVSSPDEVRRFDAIGRAAGRPIAVHLKIDTGMGRLGVWHPGARALYDAIIAAPGLHLAGVFTHFSSADEDPAFTAEQRRIFLATLATLPGLSDRNILIHADNSAGLETTPGESVFNAVRVGLLQFGILPHPHSLLARTRTEPVFSFHTRVGLVKTLPSGTSISYGRTQHLTRDSRIAVLTAGYGDGLARASSGQASVLISGRRCAVLGRITMDQTMVDVTDVPGEVACGDAVVLVGRQGQAEISISEFSAWADTIAWETLCSVTKRVPRHYRTALET